TTAAAGAGCGATAAATCGGTTAATGGATTGGCGTTTTTCTTCAATAATTTTCCGTTTTTCGGAATTTGGGCAAAAAAGAATGCTGATTTTGTTTGTTTAGAACCCTGGCACGGCATTGCTGATGCAGTTGAGTCTAATCAACAGTTGAAAAATAAGGAAGGCATACGTTCATTAGCTCGTAATGAGGAATTTAGCTGTGGTTACCAAGTTGCAACTTTTTAAAATTCTTCATTGTTTAAATTAAAAATGTCATTATTTTTTAAAATATTTCAAAGAAAAGTACATTTATTTTTAAATCTGTCTTAATTAATTAAATTTGGACTTCCATAAAAACCCGTTCAAGATAATTCACAGAAAATCTATTATTGCGGGTTGTTTATGGCTTCCTTACAATCAAATAGATTTTCACAAACGTTATGTCAGAAGTAGCAGAACTTAAATTAGGAGACAAAACGTACCAGCTTCCAGTTATTACCGGTACGGAAAATGAAAAAGCCATTGATATTACCAAATTAAGAGATCTTAGCACTCATATCACTTTAGATTCGGGCTACAAAAACACAGGGGCCACTAAAAGTGCTATCACTTTTTTAGATGGTGAAGAAGGTATCTTACGTTATCGTGGTTATCCAATTGAACAGCTTGCCGAAAAGTCTTCTTTTTTGGAGGTTGCGTACTTGCTAATATATGGAGAGCTTCCTACCAAAAAGCAACTAGAAGAAGTAGCTTATGCTATTAGTCGTCATACATTGATTCATGAAGACATGAAGAAGTTTTTTGATGGTTATCCATCAAAAACACATCCAATGGGCCAATTAGTTTCTTTGGTTTGTTCTTTATCTTCATTCTATCCTGAGTCATTAAATCCAAATCCATCTAAAGATGAGATTGAATTAACTATGTTAAAATTGGTAGCTAAAATGCCTACCATTGTTTCATGGATTTTCAAAAAAGCAATTGGCCATCCATTGATGTACCCTCAAAATAAGTTTGACTATGTGTCAAATTTCTTATACATGACTTTCGGTCATCGTACTGAGGAATACCAAATGGACCCTGTGTTGGTTGATGCCATGAACAAATTGTTGATTTTACATGCTGATCATGAGCAGAACT
Above is a window of Solitalea lacus DNA encoding:
- a CDS encoding citrate synthase, with the protein product MSEVAELKLGDKTYQLPVITGTENEKAIDITKLRDLSTHITLDSGYKNTGATKSAITFLDGEEGILRYRGYPIEQLAEKSSFLEVAYLLIYGELPTKKQLEEVAYAISRHTLIHEDMKKFFDGYPSKTHPMGQLVSLVCSLSSFYPESLNPNPSKDEIELTMLKLVAKMPTIVSWIFKKAIGHPLMYPQNKFDYVSNFLYMTFGHRTEEYQMDPVLVDAMNKLLILHADHEQNCSTSTVRIVGSSDCNLYASVSAGIAALWGPLHGGANQAVIEMLELIKNDGGDVDKWVAKAKDKNDPFRLMGFGHRVYKNFDPRAKIIKKTCDDVLGKLGINDPVLDIAKKLEEVALNDEYFISRKLYPNVDFYSGIIYRAMGFPTDMFTVLFALGRLPGWIAQWKEMRENKEPIGRPRQIYVGHTTREYIPIEKR